One genomic segment of Desulfobacterales bacterium includes these proteins:
- a CDS encoding response regulator has protein sequence MKILIVDDLSSLRVIMKNILKKLGYTDIEEANDGSDALFKLQKNFDSDSSKSDSKKLEYDLIISDVHMPSMSGIELAEIVKNDPFLKSIVFLLVTTDNTKSTILKAAKANIDGYIIKPFSLDSVRDKLIKMGFAPPALKKNDQSLDSDNNLDITEKNFKDINIKEWLNKINLEEYTDLFIQHDVDGESLLEINDEDLKEMGITSLGDRKKILGRIRRALT, from the coding sequence ATGAAAATACTCATCGTAGATGACCTTTCAAGTTTAAGAGTTATTATGAAAAATATCCTTAAAAAACTTGGATATACTGATATAGAGGAAGCTAACGATGGTTCAGACGCTCTTTTTAAACTTCAAAAAAATTTTGATTCTGATTCGTCAAAGAGTGATTCAAAAAAATTAGAATATGACCTTATAATATCTGATGTTCACATGCCGTCAATGTCAGGCATTGAGCTTGCCGAAATTGTAAAAAATGATCCTTTTTTAAAAAGCATTGTTTTTTTATTGGTTACTACAGATAATACAAAATCAACGATTTTGAAAGCGGCTAAAGCTAATATTGACGGATATATAATTAAACCTTTTTCTTTAGATTCAGTCAGAGATAAGCTTATAAAGATGGGTTTTGCCCCTCCTGCTTTAAAAAAAAATGATCAAAGTTTAGATTCGGACAATAATTTAGATATTACGGAAAAAAATTTTAAGGATATTAATATCAAAGAATGGCTAAACAAAATCAATCTTGAGGAATATACTGATTTATTTATACAACACGATGTTGATGGAGAATCCTTACTTGAAATTAATGATGAAGATTTAAAAGAAATGGGAATAACTTCATTAGGAGATCGGAAAAAAATTTTAGGCCGTATTAGACGAGCGCTGACTTAA
- a CDS encoding NapC/NirT family cytochrome c: MKRYLKKLSLIAIGVLLAFPIFSITYYTMVRTSTPEFCASCHEIQFAVNTWKTSTHVNNAHGFVADCMDCHLPAPHDMFNFFYTKTIHGIKDIAAHFMKNHYDHAENREKAYSSFKNEQCMKCHRNILHIPEKRGAMLAHKTVIYPLQGYEKKCVDCHRNLVHNSTDIYIYTQYKN, translated from the coding sequence ATGAAACGATATTTAAAAAAGCTTTCTTTGATTGCAATTGGTGTATTGTTGGCTTTTCCTATTTTTAGTATCACTTATTATACTATGGTACGAACTTCAACTCCAGAATTTTGCGCTTCTTGTCATGAAATACAATTCGCTGTTAATACTTGGAAAACGTCCACGCATGTGAATAACGCTCATGGTTTTGTCGCTGATTGCATGGATTGTCATTTACCTGCGCCCCATGATATGTTTAACTTTTTTTACACGAAGACTATCCATGGAATCAAAGATATTGCGGCGCATTTCATGAAAAACCATTATGATCACGCTGAAAATAGAGAAAAAGCTTATTCTTCCTTTAAAAATGAACAATGCATGAAATGTCATAGAAATATTTTGCATATTCCTGAAAAAAGAGGAGCTATGCTCGCGCATAAAACTGTTATTTATCCTCTTCAGGGATATGAAAAAAAATGTGTGGATTGCCATAGAAATTTAGTTCATAATTCAACCGATATTTATATTTATACACAATATAAAAATTAA
- the cheB gene encoding chemotaxis-specific protein-glutamate methyltransferase CheB, which yields MSGPIKILLADDNPVHCRLMTKILSDIPDVIVVGTASNGKIALSKLKYTAVDLVLMDIEMPIMDGVEALREVTKIYSDVGVLMISGAYDKEASKVVEALQIGALDYLPKLIMEDQNSLRDFRLRLLTLIGMFKTRKNMKLALTKITREPYTKKETPSLVKDQTETRCEKKQIQIPTKIDILVIATSTGGPNALQELIPKLPSDMDIPIFLVQHMPAFMTASLASSLNIKSPLTVVEASDNDEVLPNTVYIAPGGKHMTVVNEKFFTLGTMKKRIKINEDPPENSVRPAADVLFRSVAEAYKGNILAVVMTGMGSDGFKGVEVMKKYGCYCITQSSETCVVYGMPRVIDEAGLSDEKIPLKKIAERIDTIIKVGKRK from the coding sequence ATGTCCGGCCCCATTAAAATATTACTTGCCGATGATAATCCTGTCCATTGCAGGCTTATGACAAAAATACTTTCTGATATTCCAGATGTGATTGTCGTAGGTACTGCCTCAAATGGTAAAATAGCTCTTTCCAAGCTTAAATATACAGCAGTTGATTTGGTTCTTATGGATATTGAAATGCCTATAATGGATGGAGTAGAAGCTCTTAGGGAAGTTACAAAAATTTATTCAGATGTAGGGGTTCTTATGATAAGCGGAGCATACGATAAAGAAGCTTCTAAAGTTGTTGAAGCCCTTCAAATAGGCGCTCTTGATTATCTTCCAAAGCTCATAATGGAAGATCAAAATAGTTTAAGAGATTTTAGACTTAGACTTCTCACTCTCATCGGTATGTTTAAAACTCGTAAAAATATGAAACTCGCTTTAACTAAAATAACAAGGGAACCCTATACAAAAAAAGAAACGCCCTCTTTAGTAAAAGATCAAACTGAAACTCGATGCGAAAAAAAACAGATTCAAATTCCTACAAAAATAGATATTCTTGTTATAGCTACATCAACGGGAGGCCCAAATGCTTTACAGGAATTAATACCAAAATTGCCTTCGGATATGGATATACCAATATTCCTTGTTCAACATATGCCGGCTTTTATGACAGCATCTCTTGCTTCAAGTCTTAATATTAAATCTCCTCTTACCGTAGTAGAAGCTTCAGATAATGACGAAGTCTTACCTAATACTGTTTATATTGCTCCTGGCGGTAAACATATGACAGTAGTTAACGAAAAATTTTTTACTTTAGGAACTATGAAAAAGCGTATTAAGATTAACGAAGATCCTCCTGAAAACAGCGTAAGACCAGCGGCCGATGTGCTTTTTAGATCAGTTGCAGAAGCATATAAAGGCAATATACTGGCAGTTGTCATGACGGGTATGGGAAGTGACGGTTTTAAAGGTGTTGAAGTAATGAAAAAATACGGATGCTATTGTATCACCCAGTCAAGTGAAACATGTGTAGTATATGGAATGCCAAGAGTTATAGATGAAGCTGGCCTTTCAGATGAAAAAATTCCACTAAAAAAAATAGCAGAGAGAATCGACACTATTATTAAAGTAGGAAAAAGGAAGTAG
- a CDS encoding chemotaxis protein CheA: MLESYDEGFINDFIAECKDHVEAIEPDLLVLEKECADVSPEIINRIFRAMHSIKGSSGFFKITPLINLSHAMENILMKIRDGELVPNAGIIDALLAGSDKIRIMLNDIKSVDNVSYEAELYKLNAILKIEDVHETQDVYHFQESDDNIDADVVIERLQGGKFLIKVKGPENFGVSVFEMTEEMLSSICNARMNIYIIFVCPNKDFKGVAPYNFFQNKSSFGKWWHNEAKSKIHECILKNDDFYSFIYATILEHDIISDALEIPINQIKEISSQLFNPSNAVESIPQNKDVTEKKSLPEPELKQKIEPKADLTNAPSSDDTLKNSKIENKPSDIGAKLSSSETIRVSVDLIDRLMNLAGELVLGRNQLRQELEKLINKDPKFGTLIQSVDVVTSEIQEYIMQMRMQALGTLFSKFPRIVRDLSKQLSKEAELIIEGKEVELDKSIIEGLSDPLTHLIRNSLDHGIEIPDEREKSGKQRKGVINLKAFHEGGQVNIVVSDDGKGINPLKIVEKAISKGIITPDAASLMTDIEKINIILLPGFSTAETVTDISGRGVGMDVVKTNIEKLGGHLDITSIPGKGSSVKIRLPLTLAIIPSLIVGASGVRFAIPQVNVQELVMIMASDVGKRIEKIGGSIVLKLRERLLPLLSLSDILCLEKKIINSSTGEEIIDRRKQILDRRYNSFLDNDQEENNEKDALAKKRKLQGRRKSFDSNINVVVLRIGTNSFGLVVDELFDNEEIVVKPLSKHIKDCKCFAGATIMGDGRVAMILDAAGISEYSKLRFNEIKAEQKRRQELESMKKKSSMGEMRSIILFNNAWNEYFALPLSTISRLEKISSNAVHSMGKHTYIDYFGKGLPLVYLNNLLPVDSLPENLNEFYLIIPKTKEYSFGIVASQIIDTMETDALIHKDISTPKGISGSAFVEGHLTMFLNISELFKLVEKETI, from the coding sequence ATGTTAGAATCATATGATGAAGGTTTTATAAACGATTTTATAGCTGAATGCAAAGATCATGTTGAAGCTATTGAACCAGACCTACTGGTTCTTGAAAAAGAATGCGCTGATGTATCTCCAGAAATTATAAATAGAATTTTCAGAGCAATGCACAGTATTAAAGGGTCTTCAGGTTTTTTTAAGATCACACCTTTAATAAACCTCAGCCACGCTATGGAAAATATCCTTATGAAAATAAGGGATGGAGAGTTGGTTCCTAACGCTGGTATTATTGATGCGCTTCTTGCAGGAAGCGATAAAATCAGAATTATGTTAAATGATATTAAATCAGTGGATAATGTATCCTATGAAGCTGAACTTTATAAATTGAATGCTATTTTAAAAATTGAAGATGTGCATGAAACCCAAGATGTATACCATTTCCAAGAAAGTGACGACAATATAGACGCTGATGTTGTTATCGAACGGTTACAAGGCGGTAAATTTTTAATTAAAGTTAAAGGTCCTGAAAATTTCGGAGTATCCGTATTTGAAATGACTGAAGAGATGCTTTCTTCAATTTGTAATGCACGGATGAACATTTATATTATTTTTGTGTGTCCAAATAAAGATTTTAAAGGGGTTGCCCCTTATAATTTTTTTCAAAATAAATCCTCTTTTGGTAAATGGTGGCATAATGAAGCTAAAAGTAAAATACATGAATGTATTTTAAAAAATGATGATTTTTATAGCTTTATCTATGCTACTATACTTGAGCATGACATAATTTCAGACGCATTAGAGATTCCAATTAATCAAATCAAGGAAATTTCATCACAGCTTTTTAATCCATCTAACGCTGTAGAATCTATACCTCAAAATAAAGATGTAACAGAAAAAAAATCCCTTCCTGAGCCAGAATTAAAACAAAAGATTGAACCAAAAGCCGATCTAACAAATGCTCCTTCAAGTGATGATACTTTAAAAAATTCCAAGATTGAAAATAAACCCTCTGATATAGGGGCTAAACTTTCTTCTTCTGAAACAATTCGAGTTAGCGTTGATTTAATAGATAGACTTATGAACTTAGCTGGAGAGCTTGTTCTTGGAAGAAATCAATTACGACAGGAATTAGAGAAGCTAATAAATAAAGATCCAAAATTTGGAACTTTAATACAAAGTGTTGACGTTGTTACAAGCGAAATTCAAGAATATATAATGCAAATGAGAATGCAGGCTTTAGGAACATTGTTTAGTAAGTTTCCAAGAATTGTCAGAGATTTATCAAAACAATTATCAAAAGAAGCTGAACTTATTATTGAAGGTAAGGAAGTTGAGCTTGATAAATCCATAATTGAAGGGCTTTCAGACCCTTTAACACATCTTATACGAAATTCATTAGATCATGGAATCGAAATTCCTGATGAAAGGGAAAAATCTGGAAAACAAAGAAAAGGAGTTATTAATTTAAAGGCTTTCCATGAAGGTGGTCAAGTTAATATAGTTGTTTCTGATGACGGCAAGGGAATTAATCCTTTAAAAATTGTGGAAAAAGCTATTTCAAAAGGAATAATAACCCCAGATGCTGCTTCTTTAATGACTGATATCGAAAAAATAAATATTATTTTATTACCCGGTTTTTCTACAGCGGAAACTGTTACCGATATTTCTGGTAGAGGTGTCGGTATGGACGTTGTTAAAACAAATATAGAAAAATTAGGAGGGCATCTTGATATAACCAGTATTCCAGGAAAAGGGTCCTCTGTGAAAATAAGGCTGCCTTTAACATTAGCTATAATTCCTTCCCTTATAGTTGGAGCATCAGGAGTGCGCTTTGCAATACCGCAGGTAAATGTTCAAGAACTTGTAATGATTATGGCTTCTGATGTTGGAAAAAGAATTGAAAAAATCGGAGGGTCAATAGTTTTAAAACTTAGGGAAAGATTGCTCCCTCTTTTGAGCCTTTCAGATATTTTATGTTTAGAGAAAAAAATTATTAATTCCTCTACAGGAGAAGAAATAATTGATAGAAGAAAACAAATTCTCGATAGAAGATACAATTCATTTTTAGATAATGATCAGGAAGAAAACAATGAAAAAGACGCTTTAGCGAAAAAAAGAAAACTTCAAGGCCGACGTAAAAGCTTTGATAGTAATATAAATGTCGTAGTATTACGTATAGGAACTAATAGTTTTGGACTTGTTGTTGATGAATTATTTGATAATGAAGAAATAGTTGTAAAACCCCTTTCAAAGCATATAAAAGATTGTAAATGTTTTGCGGGCGCTACAATAATGGGTGATGGAAGGGTTGCTATGATACTTGATGCAGCCGGTATATCTGAATATTCCAAACTTCGCTTTAACGAAATAAAAGCTGAACAAAAACGTCGTCAAGAATTAGAATCAATGAAAAAAAAATCAAGCATGGGTGAGATGCGATCTATCATATTATTTAACAATGCATGGAATGAATACTTTGCGTTGCCTTTATCAACTATATCAAGGCTTGAAAAAATTAGTTCAAATGCTGTTCACTCTATGGGAAAGCATACTTATATCGATTATTTTGGAAAAGGTCTTCCCCTTGTTTATCTTAATAATCTACTCCCTGTAGATAGTCTTCCCGAAAATCTTAATGAATTTTATCTTATTATACCTAAAACAAAAGAATATTCTTTTGGTATTGTTGCATCACAAATAATAGACACAATGGAAACAGATGCTTTGATTCATAAGGATATTTCAACTCCAAAAGGAATATCAGGTTCAGCATTTGTTGAAGGGCATTTAACGATGTTTCTAAATATAAGTGAATTATTTAAATTAGTTGAAAAAGAAACAATATAA
- a CDS encoding chemotaxis protein CheW — protein MAAFQFVTFKIDDNLAGIDILKVREINRALDITPVQHAKNYIMGLVNLRGQTVTVFDLSIRLGLSKRIINNTTHNIILKHDNVGLLVDDIGDVLCVNEDEIEPPPANIGVIEGVFIEGLVKLEYDLMIILSAKKILEN, from the coding sequence ATGGCAGCTTTTCAATTTGTAACTTTCAAAATAGATGATAACCTTGCAGGAATTGATATACTTAAAGTTAGGGAAATAAACAGGGCCCTTGATATAACTCCAGTTCAACATGCAAAAAATTATATTATGGGTCTCGTTAATTTAAGAGGACAAACTGTCACTGTTTTTGATCTTAGCATAAGGCTTGGACTTTCTAAAAGAATCATTAATAATACTACACACAATATAATTCTTAAACATGATAACGTAGGCCTTTTAGTAGATGATATAGGAGATGTTTTATGCGTGAATGAAGATGAAATTGAACCGCCTCCAGCAAATATAGGCGTTATTGAAGGAGTCTTTATCGAAGGACTTGTTAAACTAGAATATGACTTAATGATTATACTTTCCGCTAAAAAAATTCTTGAAAATTAA
- a CDS encoding alpha/beta fold hydrolase codes for MAILDLLFSIIYKKKYLGLLQDIFEKNELVDHKDPSPPYYLKAEDLFVQNYGKEIFIKKLYSISKTIQKRGTVILAPGIATNGNIYRVTIDGELLTLDHNKSFANFLAAEGFTVYIYNPGYTERIYNRYVSKYCSQSIYFNRRYSPPSDLNFTELVDLELPMLINFVEEDSGDENLSWIGYSLGCMLMYSYLSRQSDDRIKNIVSIGSPISLNQMFIKIVPFANALSKALGFEETALLGALSENIVPLTRLIRILPSSLIQYNPFSFIFFNPRNMFTNTVKALLGKIIEPIPSGLEQCFSNIIHYGFTSKLNYTNYLVDLRRLRKINKNFLFFLGESDTFASPDSVCLAHEIISPNNTKNLLSIPSTGHLDLIIGKNAFEKVWLPSIKWLKEVSNIN; via the coding sequence ATGGCCATTTTAGATTTATTGTTTAGTATAATTTACAAAAAAAAATATTTAGGATTACTTCAGGATATTTTTGAAAAAAATGAGTTAGTTGACCATAAGGATCCTTCTCCTCCCTACTATTTAAAAGCTGAAGATCTTTTTGTTCAAAATTATGGAAAAGAAATATTTATAAAAAAACTCTATTCCATTTCTAAAACTATCCAAAAAAGGGGAACAGTTATTTTAGCCCCAGGCATTGCTACAAATGGCAATATATATCGAGTAACTATAGATGGAGAACTTCTAACGCTTGATCATAATAAGTCATTTGCAAATTTTTTAGCCGCTGAAGGATTTACAGTTTATATTTACAATCCGGGATATACTGAGAGAATTTATAATCGATATGTATCAAAATACTGCTCCCAAAGTATATATTTCAATAGACGATATTCTCCGCCTTCTGATCTTAATTTTACTGAATTAGTTGATTTAGAATTACCGATGTTGATAAATTTTGTAGAAGAAGATTCTGGAGATGAAAATCTATCATGGATAGGTTACAGTCTTGGATGTATGCTCATGTATTCATACTTATCAAGGCAAAGTGATGACCGAATAAAAAATATTGTTTCAATAGGCAGTCCTATATCTCTTAATCAAATGTTTATTAAAATAGTTCCATTTGCTAACGCTCTGTCAAAAGCTCTTGGATTTGAAGAAACAGCTTTACTTGGAGCCCTTTCCGAAAATATTGTGCCTTTAACTCGTCTAATAAGGATTCTTCCAAGCTCGCTCATACAGTATAATCCTTTTTCATTTATATTTTTTAATCCTCGTAATATGTTTACAAATACAGTAAAAGCTCTTCTTGGTAAAATTATTGAGCCAATACCATCAGGTCTTGAGCAATGTTTTTCAAATATTATTCATTATGGTTTTACTTCAAAATTGAATTATACAAATTACCTTGTGGATCTTAGACGACTACGAAAGATAAATAAAAATTTTCTTTTCTTTCTTGGTGAAAGCGATACTTTCGCATCACCTGATAGTGTATGTCTTGCCCATGAAATTATAAGCCCTAATAATACAAAAAATCTTCTTAGCATTCCTTCTACAGGACATCTTGATTTAATTATAGGCAAAAATGCCTTTGAAAAGGTGTGGCTTCCTTCAATAAAATGGCTTAAAGAAGTAAGTAATATTAACTAA
- a CDS encoding DUF433 domain-containing protein, with protein MMKFNNRITLDPNICHGKPCIRGLRYPVEMILELLSSGMSMDDIINDYNDLNKEDILAALSFATHLSQVKRIYQVAA; from the coding sequence ATGATGAAATTTAATAATAGAATTACGCTTGATCCAAATATATGCCATGGCAAGCCTTGTATAAGAGGCTTGCGATATCCAGTTGAAATGATATTAGAACTATTGAGTTCAGGGATGTCTATGGACGATATTATTAATGATTATAATGATTTAAATAAAGAAGATATTCTTGCAGCATTATCTTTTGCTACTCATCTTAGTCAGGTTAAACGAATTTATCAGGTTGCCGCATGA
- a CDS encoding protein-glutamate O-methyltransferase CheR has product MTLNISDQEFALIRNFIHDQCGIYLGDNKKYLIETRLSGLATSSGCRTFGEFYLKLKNSSIVSKLRGDVVDAITTNETMWFRDQHPFRILEESIFPEYYEQIKNGKKKQINVWSAACSTGQEPYSIAMKTLDFFQGLKNDKGFPENVKILATDISNGVIKTAMAGRYDSIAMTRGITPKIIDQYFTKNKNEWIIKDKVKNLITFKSLNINESSLALFGPFDIVFVRNVIIYFSDAIKKSLLYKVSRLLSPSGYLFLGTGETVGGYCDLFEIIESKGAMYYRLK; this is encoded by the coding sequence ATGACGTTGAATATTAGTGATCAAGAATTTGCGCTTATTAGAAATTTTATACACGATCAATGCGGAATTTATCTTGGCGATAACAAAAAATACCTTATTGAAACAAGACTTTCAGGCCTTGCAACTTCTTCAGGTTGCAGAACTTTTGGCGAATTTTATTTAAAATTAAAAAATTCTTCCATTGTTAGTAAGCTTCGGGGTGATGTTGTTGATGCTATTACTACAAATGAAACTATGTGGTTTAGAGATCAGCATCCCTTCCGTATTCTTGAAGAATCTATATTTCCGGAATACTATGAACAAATAAAAAATGGCAAAAAAAAACAGATTAATGTATGGTCAGCCGCATGCTCGACAGGCCAAGAACCTTATTCTATAGCAATGAAAACATTAGATTTTTTTCAAGGTTTAAAGAATGACAAAGGTTTTCCTGAAAATGTAAAAATACTCGCAACAGATATATCTAACGGTGTCATTAAAACAGCTATGGCTGGAAGATATGATTCCATTGCTATGACAAGAGGAATAACTCCTAAAATTATTGATCAGTATTTTACAAAAAATAAAAACGAATGGATAATTAAAGACAAGGTTAAAAATCTTATTACTTTTAAGTCTTTAAATATTAATGAATCTTCTTTAGCATTGTTTGGGCCCTTTGATATTGTTTTCGTTAGAAATGTAATAATATATTTTTCAGATGCAATTAAAAAATCTTTATTATACAAAGTATCACGATTGCTATCCCCTTCCGGTTATCTGTTTTTAGGAACAGGCGAAACTGTTGGCGGATATTGCGATTTATTTGAAATCATTGAAAGTAAAGGAGCAATGTATTACCGATTAAAATAA
- a CDS encoding hydroxylamine oxidoreductase: protein MKKIFFVLLALIGITVLGISFAEVEQPVNMSKEKSFRIERSMSKEAMACIECHKKEHPGLFADWANSRHANANITCLDCHRAEEFDLDVSTEHYKQYAKSNSIYGKKEYQIPVSAVVTPKDCSRCHPDEAKQYSISKHANTIEIMWKIDPWLNNGMNSDFERLSGCYHCHGTVLKSKDGKLTTDTWPNVGVGRINLDGSKGSCTSCHTRHRFSVMEARKPEACGQCHLGPDHPQIEIYTESKHGDIYAAFKNEYNWNAAPGTWSPGVDFRGPTCASCHISGAGTVFTTHDVTERLSWELQAPLTVRPEDFKAFPAKTNWQVERDKMKEICIQCHGKNWVDGHYEKLDKVVSEYNEVYFKPAKKVMDELYEKKLIDNNKMFDERLEVEYYELWHHEGRRSRMGAAMMAPDYTWWHGFYECKKRYNNFMEEANELLIHNKKAYKSVNFPNANGTTTKP from the coding sequence ATGAAAAAAATTTTTTTTGTTTTACTGGCGTTAATAGGAATAACTGTGTTAGGGATATCTTTTGCAGAAGTTGAACAACCTGTTAATATGTCAAAAGAAAAATCCTTTAGAATCGAAAGAAGCATGTCAAAAGAAGCTATGGCCTGTATTGAATGTCACAAAAAAGAACATCCAGGATTATTTGCTGACTGGGCAAATAGCCGACATGCTAATGCAAATATAACCTGTTTAGACTGCCACAGAGCAGAAGAATTTGATCTTGATGTAAGCACTGAACATTATAAACAATATGCAAAATCTAATTCAATCTATGGTAAAAAAGAATATCAAATTCCTGTTTCTGCTGTAGTAACTCCAAAAGATTGCTCAAGATGTCATCCTGACGAAGCAAAACAATACAGCATAAGCAAGCATGCAAATACTATAGAAATTATGTGGAAAATAGATCCTTGGTTAAATAATGGAATGAATAGCGATTTTGAACGACTTTCTGGATGTTACCATTGTCATGGAACAGTATTAAAATCTAAAGATGGAAAATTAACAACTGATACATGGCCTAATGTAGGCGTAGGACGAATAAACTTAGATGGAAGCAAAGGAAGTTGCACAAGTTGCCATACAAGACACAGATTTTCAGTAATGGAAGCAAGAAAACCAGAAGCATGCGGGCAATGTCATCTTGGACCCGACCATCCACAAATTGAAATATACACAGAGTCAAAGCATGGAGATATTTATGCAGCGTTTAAAAATGAGTATAATTGGAATGCCGCGCCAGGGACTTGGTCTCCTGGAGTTGATTTTCGAGGACCAACTTGTGCATCATGTCACATATCTGGAGCCGGAACTGTATTTACAACCCATGATGTAACAGAAAGGCTTTCATGGGAGCTTCAAGCTCCTTTAACTGTTAGACCTGAAGATTTTAAAGCTTTTCCCGCTAAAACTAATTGGCAGGTTGAAAGGGATAAAATGAAAGAAATTTGTATTCAATGCCATGGAAAAAATTGGGTTGATGGTCATTATGAAAAACTTGATAAGGTAGTTTCAGAATATAATGAAGTTTATTTTAAACCAGCAAAAAAGGTAATGGACGAACTTTATGAAAAAAAATTGATAGATAACAATAAAATGTTTGATGAGCGTCTTGAAGTTGAGTATTATGAATTATGGCATCATGAAGGTCGTAGATCCAGAATGGGTGCGGCTATGATGGCTCCGGATTATACTTGGTGGCATGGATTTTATGAATGTAAGAAGCGCTATAATAATTTTATGGAAGAAGCCAATGAATTGTTAATTCATAATAAAAAAGCCTATAAATCTGTTAATTTTCCTAATGCAAATGGAACTACAACAAAACCATAA
- a CDS encoding DUF5615 family PIN-like protein: MKFLIDAQLPRKLIYRLREFGYDSIHTLDLPKGNSTQDNEINDFSVNKKYILVTKDADFVNSFVLIHKPYKLLLVSTGNIKNIELEEIFSRNIKELANLFQSYNFIEIDRNIIIIHS, from the coding sequence ATGAAGTTCTTAATTGATGCTCAATTACCACGTAAATTGATTTATCGATTACGTGAATTTGGTTATGATTCCATCCATACGCTTGATTTACCTAAAGGGAATTCAACTCAAGATAATGAAATTAATGATTTTTCAGTTAACAAAAAATATATTTTGGTAACTAAAGACGCTGATTTTGTAAATTCATTCGTGCTTATCCATAAACCATACAAGCTACTTTTAGTCTCAACGGGAAATATTAAAAATATTGAGCTTGAAGAAATTTTTTCGCGCAATATTAAAGAATTGGCTAATTTATTTCAATCTTATAATTTTATTGAGATAGATAGAAATATAATTATTATACATAGCTAA
- a CDS encoding acetyl-CoA C-acetyltransferase, whose translation MKEAVIVSAVRTPLGNFNGSLGQIGATKLGSIVIEEAVKRANIKKEDVNEVIMGQVLPCGYGQNPAKQAAVLAKMPWESECITINKVCGSALKAVMLAAQAIQLGDAEVIVAGGMENMSMTPYYLEKARFGYRMGHGAIQDHMVHDGLWDIVNDFHMGISNELCSEKYNISREDQDRYAETTYKRALDAIKSGRFKDEIIPVEIPGRKGEISLFSQDECPRETTYELLAKMKPAFKKDGLTTAGNSSVISDGAAAVVVMSREKAEKLGCSIMATIGAQASYGIDMKYVLVAPIWAVPKCLKKEGITKEDVDLFEINEAFSGSTLAVMRELDLDANKVNVNGGSVALGHPIGASGCRVLITLLHEMIKQNKKIGLASLCLGGGEAVAMIIKR comes from the coding sequence ATGAAAGAAGCAGTTATTGTTAGTGCAGTAAGAACTCCCTTAGGCAACTTTAATGGTTCTTTAGGACAAATTGGTGCTACTAAGCTCGGATCTATTGTAATAGAAGAAGCCGTAAAGAGAGCTAATATAAAAAAAGAAGATGTCAATGAAGTTATTATGGGACAGGTTCTTCCATGTGGTTATGGACAAAACCCAGCTAAACAGGCAGCAGTTCTTGCTAAAATGCCTTGGGAATCTGAATGTATTACCATAAACAAAGTGTGCGGTTCAGCTTTAAAAGCAGTTATGCTTGCGGCTCAAGCTATACAATTAGGAGATGCTGAAGTTATAGTGGCTGGAGGCATGGAAAATATGAGCATGACTCCATATTACCTTGAAAAAGCTCGTTTTGGTTATCGAATGGGACATGGGGCTATACAAGATCACATGGTTCATGACGGTCTATGGGATATTGTAAACGATTTTCACATGGGAATTTCTAATGAACTTTGTTCTGAAAAATATAATATAAGCAGAGAAGATCAAGATCGATACGCTGAAACAACCTATAAAAGAGCCCTTGATGCTATAAAATCTGGAAGGTTTAAAGATGAAATTATTCCTGTTGAAATACCCGGTCGTAAAGGAGAAATATCTTTATTTAGCCAAGACGAATGCCCAAGGGAAACAACTTATGAGCTTCTTGCCAAAATGAAACCCGCATTTAAAAAAGACGGTCTTACTACAGCTGGGAACTCTTCTGTAATAAGTGACGGAGCTGCTGCTGTAGTAGTTATGTCACGGGAAAAAGCTGAAAAACTAGGCTGCTCTATCATGGCAACTATAGGCGCTCAAGCATCCTACGGAATTGATATGAAATATGTTCTTGTCGCTCCTATTTGGGCTGTTCCAAAATGTCTTAAAAAAGAAGGCATAACAAAAGAAGATGTTGATCTTTTTGAAATTAATGAAGCTTTTAGCGGTTCAACTCTCGCGGTTATGAGAGAATTAGATTTAGACGCTAATAAAGTAAATGTTAATGGCGGAAGTGTTGCATTAGGTCATCCTATTGGAGCAAGTGGTTGCCGCGTACTCATAACTTTATTACACGAAATGATAAAGCAAAATAAAAAAATAGGCTTAGCATCTCTTTGCCTTGGCGGAGGAGAAGCAGTTGCTATGATAATTAAGAGATGA